Below is a genomic region from Neisseria zoodegmatis.
AATGCCCGTTCAGACGGCCTTCATGCGGCGACACCAACAGCCGCGCCCCCCAACACGCTGCCTGCCCTTGCGCCCATTCCGGCGGGCAGGCGGCATCGTTTTTGCCGATCACCAACGCCGTCGGGCAATGGCAGCGCACCCGTTGCAGCGTGTGGCAATCATCATCAGGAAACGCCTCTTGCAGCGGCGACACCAGCATCATATTGCGTATCCGCTTTTGCGTGTTCACATCCGCCAGATACAGCCACGCCAGCCAGCCCGACACGCCCGCGCCGTGGGCGACGACGGCGATATTTTTACTGTGGATACTGCCAAAGGCCGTCTGAACCGCGTGCTGCCACCCGGCAATCGACTGCCCGCGCGACACGGCAGTCATACGCACGGTAGGGTAGCTGACCGCCCAGCGGTCTATCCACATTTCCGCCTCATCCGCATCGCGTATCAGCAGCAGGGTTAAATCTTCAAGGTCGTGGCTGTGCATGGTAGGGTTTTGTAGTTTGATTTGATTTATTGACAATAAGTATTTATTTTTTAAATTCTTTCAGTA
It encodes:
- a CDS encoding alpha/beta hydrolase, with translation MHSHDLEDLTLLLIRDADEAEMWIDRWAVSYPTVRMTAVSRGQSIAGWQHAVQTAFGSIHSKNIAVVAHGAGVSGWLAWLYLADVNTQKRIRNMMLVSPLQEAFPDDDCHTLQRVRCHCPTALVIGKNDAACPPEWAQGQAACWGARLLVSPHEGRLNGHLHGWQWGMKLLQEMLLR